In a single window of the Pedococcus dokdonensis genome:
- a CDS encoding strictosidine synthase, with translation MSEPTPSFVRHFSSSILLWVRQDQPRAAGMAHWRGPHSGIIAATPGLHEYRQVHLAADNPGRWAPSTDIETEIPSERKIDGIAEVTFQSALAPLRGRAQTQLAYKDEVNVFRRTLLYAGAPGTSRWYDVGGDDAHGAESSVVLYLRRRKGAQGFGKFVRKTLVPALAPSDGLAGLRSQTFLPWSERMWDTPDVAHDNPLDQRFHASVMLAFADEAARSTFLANSAELNEIMRPKVSAVHAYDVETTLTFVKDGEVLAEPQEN, from the coding sequence TTGAGCGAGCCGACACCCTCCTTCGTCAGGCACTTCAGCTCATCGATCCTGCTGTGGGTGCGCCAGGACCAGCCACGCGCGGCCGGCATGGCCCACTGGAGAGGGCCGCACTCGGGCATCATCGCCGCGACCCCCGGCCTGCACGAGTACCGCCAGGTGCACCTCGCCGCCGACAACCCCGGCCGCTGGGCGCCATCGACGGACATCGAGACGGAGATCCCGAGCGAGCGCAAGATCGACGGGATCGCCGAGGTCACGTTCCAGTCCGCACTGGCACCGCTGAGGGGCCGGGCGCAGACGCAGCTGGCCTACAAGGACGAGGTGAACGTCTTCCGCCGCACCCTGCTCTATGCGGGCGCGCCCGGCACCTCGCGTTGGTACGACGTCGGCGGCGACGACGCCCATGGGGCCGAGAGCTCGGTCGTGCTCTACCTGCGTCGCCGCAAGGGCGCACAAGGCTTCGGCAAGTTCGTCCGCAAGACCCTCGTTCCTGCGCTGGCTCCCAGCGACGGCCTCGCCGGACTCCGCAGCCAGACGTTCCTGCCATGGAGCGAAAGGATGTGGGACACACCTGACGTGGCCCACGACAACCCGCTGGACCAGCGCTTCCACGCATCGGTCATGCTGGCGTTCGCCGATGAAGCCGCACGCTCGACCTTCCTCGCGAATTCCGCGGAGTTGAACGAGATCATGAGGCCCAAGGTTTCTGCTGTCCACGCGTACGACGTGGAGACGACGCTGACGTTCGTCAAGGACGGCGAGGTGCTCGCAGAGCCACAGGAGAACTAG
- a CDS encoding (R)-mandelonitrile lyase — protein sequence MKLTHSGGQTATGPADWFTGAVYIDGIRNPDDQSAVGCAHVRFTPGARTAWHHHPKGQTLYVTDGIGYVARRRTGEASEVQEIRPGDVVYIEPGEEHWHGATADRFMAHIAVQEADNSGQVVTWLDHVTDAEYGA from the coding sequence ATGAAGCTCACCCACAGCGGCGGGCAGACCGCCACCGGCCCCGCCGACTGGTTCACCGGCGCCGTCTACATCGACGGCATCCGCAACCCCGACGACCAGTCCGCAGTCGGTTGCGCGCACGTCAGGTTCACCCCCGGCGCCCGCACCGCCTGGCACCACCACCCCAAGGGCCAGACCCTCTACGTCACCGACGGCATCGGCTACGTCGCCCGCCGCAGAACCGGCGAGGCCAGCGAGGTCCAGGAGATCCGGCCCGGCGACGTCGTGTACATCGAACCCGGCGAGGAGCACTGGCACGGCGCCACCGCCGACCGCTTCATGGCCCACATCGCCGTCCAGGAAGCCGACAACTCCGGTCAGGTCGTGACCTGGCTCGACCACGTCACCGACGCCGAGTACGGCGCCTGA
- a CDS encoding Bcr/CflA family efflux MFS transporter, translating into MLTTIVLITAIAPLATDMYVPAFPLVGHDFAAPATQVQLTLTTFFVGMALGQLAGGPFSDRVGRRRPLLAALVALVVASVVCAFSPTVSVMMTARLVQGFAGGWAMVIARSVVVDLTEGARMVRAMNVVAAVAGTAPVVGPLLGALVLSVSSWRVSFWVVAALAAVMLAAVAVAVPETLPVARRQGGGLRRTLGATGQVLSSRVFSGHLVVFAFSMGTTFAYVATSAYVLQSMNGLTPVQYSVDFAANAAGMTAAALVAARYAHRIPARTFITVGLAATGVAGTVLAVGAGWFSMPLPVALGGFFVLMTGQGLVGPNAGALASAAVPRHPGTGSALLGFLQWVMAGTIAPLAALGGQDTAVPMATIVLVLTGASTVAHLVAGRHGARA; encoded by the coding sequence GTGCTGACGACGATCGTGCTGATCACCGCCATCGCACCGCTGGCGACCGACATGTACGTCCCTGCCTTCCCGCTGGTGGGGCATGACTTCGCCGCACCCGCGACGCAGGTCCAGCTGACCCTGACCACGTTCTTCGTCGGCATGGCTCTGGGGCAGCTGGCCGGTGGACCGTTCTCGGACCGGGTCGGCCGTCGCCGCCCCCTCCTCGCGGCGTTGGTGGCATTGGTCGTCGCGTCCGTGGTGTGCGCGTTCAGCCCGACCGTTTCAGTGATGATGACCGCCCGGCTGGTGCAAGGGTTCGCCGGCGGGTGGGCCATGGTCATCGCGCGGTCCGTGGTCGTCGACCTCACCGAGGGTGCACGGATGGTTCGTGCGATGAACGTGGTCGCCGCCGTCGCGGGGACCGCCCCGGTCGTCGGGCCCCTGCTCGGCGCGCTGGTCCTGTCGGTGTCCAGCTGGCGGGTCTCGTTCTGGGTGGTCGCCGCCTTGGCTGCCGTGATGCTGGCCGCCGTCGCGGTCGCGGTGCCGGAGACCCTTCCCGTCGCACGACGTCAGGGCGGTGGCCTGAGGCGGACCCTGGGTGCGACCGGGCAGGTGCTGTCCTCGCGCGTGTTCAGCGGCCACCTGGTGGTGTTCGCGTTCTCGATGGGCACCACCTTCGCCTACGTGGCCACCTCCGCCTACGTGCTCCAGTCGATGAACGGGTTGACGCCGGTTCAGTACTCGGTCGACTTCGCAGCCAACGCAGCCGGCATGACAGCCGCGGCACTGGTCGCCGCCCGGTACGCCCACCGAATCCCCGCCCGGACCTTCATCACGGTTGGACTCGCCGCCACCGGCGTGGCCGGCACCGTGCTGGCCGTCGGGGCCGGGTGGTTCTCGATGCCTCTCCCCGTGGCCCTCGGGGGCTTCTTCGTCCTGATGACCGGGCAGGGACTCGTGGGCCCGAACGCGGGCGCCCTCGCTTCCGCCGCCGTGCCCCGCCACCCGGGAACGGGATCGGCGCTGTTGGGCTTCCTGCAGTGGGTGATGGCCGGCACCATCGCCCCCTTGGCCGCACTGGGGGGCCAGGACACCGCCGTCCCCATGGCCACCATCGTCCTGGTGCTGACCGGGGCATCCACCGTGGCCCACCTGGTAGCCGGCAGGCACGGCGCACGCGCATGA
- a CDS encoding cyclophilin-like fold protein has translation MKVSHPRGRTGGLLTVATMAAVLALTGCDATTQPTPRSDVTDRHTSQQGSQRDSVPDRTSPAPTTSTASGDRDNAPTQEGTMQIDIRVGNEHFIATLTDTPAADDLMAQLPQTVRMSDHGGVEKTGPLRAPLNLAGQPAGADPDVGDLGYYAPGQDLVLYYGDQSYYDGIVILGTLEPGAATRLAAMPGDVQVTVTVHGS, from the coding sequence ATGAAGGTCAGTCACCCGCGCGGCCGCACCGGTGGCCTGCTCACCGTCGCCACCATGGCAGCAGTGCTCGCGCTCACCGGGTGCGACGCGACCACGCAGCCCACTCCTCGCAGCGACGTCACTGATCGCCACACGTCCCAGCAAGGCAGCCAACGCGACAGCGTCCCTGACCGAACCAGCCCCGCTCCCACCACGTCCACCGCCAGCGGCGACCGGGACAACGCACCCACCCAGGAAGGCACCATGCAGATCGACATCCGTGTCGGGAACGAACACTTCATCGCAACCCTCACCGACACCCCCGCCGCCGATGACCTGATGGCCCAGCTCCCCCAGACCGTCCGCATGAGCGACCACGGCGGCGTCGAGAAGACCGGGCCCCTCCGCGCCCCGCTCAACCTTGCGGGGCAACCCGCGGGGGCGGACCCGGACGTCGGCGACCTCGGCTACTACGCACCCGGCCAGGACCTCGTCCTCTACTACGGCGACCAGTCCTACTACGACGGCATCGTCATCCTGGGCACGCTCGAACCCGGCGCCGCTACGCGGCTGGCGGCGATGCCCGGTGACGTCCAGGTCACCGTCACCGTGCACGGCTCCTGA
- a CDS encoding dienelactone hydrolase family protein translates to MTDILLLHHIQGLTPGVLELADRLREGGHTVHAPDFFEGRTFDSIEDGAVYCREVGFDEMRQRGIRLADDLPQEIVYAGLSLGVMAAQWLVQNRPGALGGLFYHGVIEPSEFGAWPDGTPAQVHAMDADPEFIDAGDLEMAQPFLDSHDEVELFLYPGDGHLFTDSSLAAYDEGATKLVVERSLAFLDRLG, encoded by the coding sequence ATGACCGACATCCTGCTGCTCCACCACATCCAGGGGCTCACGCCCGGCGTCCTCGAGCTCGCCGACCGGCTGCGCGAGGGCGGCCACACCGTCCATGCGCCCGACTTCTTCGAGGGCCGCACCTTCGACTCGATCGAGGACGGGGCGGTCTACTGCCGCGAAGTCGGGTTCGACGAGATGCGCCAGCGCGGCATCCGCTTGGCCGACGACCTGCCCCAGGAGATCGTGTATGCCGGTCTCTCCCTCGGCGTGATGGCGGCCCAGTGGCTCGTGCAGAACCGTCCGGGCGCGCTGGGTGGGCTGTTCTACCACGGGGTGATCGAGCCGTCGGAGTTCGGCGCATGGCCGGACGGCACGCCCGCGCAGGTGCACGCGATGGACGCCGACCCCGAGTTCATCGACGCCGGCGACCTCGAGATGGCTCAGCCCTTCCTCGACTCGCACGACGAGGTGGAGCTGTTCCTCTACCCCGGAGACGGCCACCTGTTCACGGACAGCTCGCTCGCCGCGTACGACGAGGGCGCCACCAAGCTGGTCGTCGAGCGCTCGCTCGCCTTCCTCGACCGCCTGGGCTAG
- a CDS encoding TetR/AcrR family transcriptional regulator — protein MGRRERNKQAKLERILAAAGSLLAERSIDEVTTQEVAEAADIATGTLFLYAKTKGELLLMVQNAHYRQALDRGMARAARLEEPLEAVMAILRPIIDCNRAQRDNGVAYLREITFGDSAEAHRAEALTIVQETEVAVAAVIGRTSSAGAAGVAAHLINGAMLLALAGAGDADNDAVAAEVRQGVELVLRCPPPLPA, from the coding sequence ATGGGGCGGCGCGAACGCAACAAGCAGGCCAAGCTCGAACGCATCCTCGCCGCCGCCGGCAGCCTGCTGGCGGAGCGCAGCATCGACGAGGTCACGACGCAGGAGGTGGCGGAGGCAGCCGACATCGCCACCGGCACCCTGTTCCTGTATGCCAAGACCAAGGGCGAGCTGCTGCTCATGGTGCAGAACGCCCACTACCGCCAGGCCCTCGATCGTGGCATGGCGCGAGCAGCGCGGCTCGAGGAGCCCCTCGAAGCGGTCATGGCGATCCTGCGCCCGATCATTGACTGCAACCGCGCTCAGCGGGACAACGGCGTGGCATACCTTCGGGAGATCACCTTCGGAGACTCCGCCGAAGCGCATCGGGCCGAGGCCCTGACGATCGTCCAGGAGACGGAGGTCGCGGTGGCGGCGGTGATCGGACGGACGAGCAGTGCAGGTGCCGCCGGCGTCGCGGCCCACCTGATCAACGGAGCCATGCTGCTCGCCCTGGCGGGAGCCGGCGATGCAGACAACGACGCCGTGGCGGCTGAGGTCCGACAGGGCGTCGAGCTCGTGCTCCGCTGTCCTCCTCCGCTGCCCGCCTGA
- a CDS encoding helix-turn-helix transcriptional regulator, which yields MDNRSEVREFLSSRRAKLVPRDVGLPDVGQRRVPGLRRGEVAALAGVSVEYYSKLERGALGGVSTSVLDAIARALRLDDAERSHLFNLARAADGTTSMLRPRRRSRSWAPRPSLTWVLDGITGGPALVRNGRMDLLATNPLGRAMHASLYERSPGQVPNFARYTFLDEDSHRFYPDWDTAADTAVAILRTEAGRDPHDALMHDLVGELATRSTDFRRRWSSHDVRLHGAGTKMFHHTAVGDLELAYESLDMVSDPGLTLTLYAAEPASPSAHALALLGSLAATTGHVESGAHQG from the coding sequence ATGGACAACCGGTCAGAAGTGCGTGAGTTCCTCAGCTCGCGCCGTGCCAAGCTGGTCCCTCGGGACGTCGGGCTCCCTGACGTGGGGCAGCGCCGGGTTCCCGGACTGCGACGCGGCGAAGTCGCCGCCCTGGCGGGGGTCAGCGTGGAGTACTACTCCAAGCTCGAACGAGGCGCCCTGGGCGGGGTGAGCACGTCGGTGCTGGATGCCATTGCCCGCGCCCTGCGCCTGGACGACGCTGAACGCAGCCACCTGTTCAACCTCGCTCGGGCTGCGGACGGAACCACCTCCATGCTCCGGCCGCGGCGCCGCAGCCGGTCCTGGGCTCCTCGACCCAGCCTGACGTGGGTGCTGGACGGCATCACGGGGGGGCCGGCCCTGGTGCGCAACGGGCGCATGGACCTGCTGGCCACCAACCCACTCGGGCGAGCGATGCACGCCTCGCTGTACGAACGTTCCCCCGGGCAGGTCCCGAACTTCGCCCGCTACACGTTCCTCGACGAGGACTCCCACCGGTTCTACCCCGACTGGGACACCGCCGCCGACACGGCCGTCGCCATCCTGCGCACGGAGGCCGGCCGTGACCCCCACGACGCGCTCATGCACGACCTGGTCGGCGAGCTGGCCACTCGCAGCACGGACTTCCGGCGGCGCTGGTCCAGCCACGACGTGCGCCTCCACGGCGCCGGAACCAAGATGTTCCACCACACGGCGGTCGGTGACCTCGAGCTCGCGTACGAGAGCCTCGACATGGTCTCCGACCCGGGGCTCACCCTCACCCTCTACGCAGCCGAACCGGCGTCCCCGTCCGCACACGCACTGGCCCTGCTGGGCTCGCTGGCCGCGACCACTGGCCACGTGGAGTCGGGGGCCCACCAAGGATGA
- a CDS encoding LLM class flavin-dependent oxidoreductase yields MRFSIWPDLDEPWPELRRLVAHADAGGWDAVYVEDHFIVHSDQDAPLMEATGTLAALAAATERIKLGTLVLSVTYRHPAVIANWAATVDQLSAGRLVLGLGAGWEEHEHAAYGLALGPPGERVDRFIEGLAVVQGLLTQPRTTVEGRYFQVRDAACEPKPHQDRVPILVGAKGSRMLGVVAESADRWNMWGSPGQVADKAAVLDAHCERLGRDPRSIERSTQAMLCVTDDRAAARAFLDQHASTGRAAIAGSAAEVAHAVAGYAEVGVDEFIVLTSDLGRGDQRLDTLDALWAALVATQD; encoded by the coding sequence ATGCGCTTCTCGATCTGGCCCGACCTCGACGAGCCCTGGCCGGAGCTGCGCCGGCTGGTGGCGCACGCCGACGCCGGCGGCTGGGACGCCGTCTACGTCGAGGACCACTTCATCGTGCACAGCGACCAGGACGCCCCGCTCATGGAGGCGACCGGCACCCTCGCGGCGCTCGCCGCCGCGACCGAGCGGATCAAGCTGGGGACGCTCGTCCTGTCGGTCACCTACCGACACCCGGCCGTCATCGCCAACTGGGCCGCCACGGTCGACCAGCTCAGTGCCGGCCGGCTCGTCCTCGGGCTGGGGGCCGGGTGGGAGGAGCACGAGCACGCGGCCTACGGGTTGGCGCTGGGTCCGCCGGGCGAGCGGGTCGACCGGTTCATCGAGGGGCTTGCGGTCGTCCAGGGCCTGCTCACCCAGCCCCGCACGACGGTGGAGGGCCGCTACTTCCAGGTGCGGGACGCGGCCTGTGAGCCCAAGCCCCACCAGGACCGTGTGCCGATCCTGGTGGGGGCCAAGGGTTCTCGGATGCTGGGCGTGGTCGCCGAGAGTGCCGACCGCTGGAACATGTGGGGGAGCCCCGGGCAGGTGGCCGACAAGGCGGCCGTCCTGGACGCCCACTGCGAGCGGCTGGGCCGCGACCCCCGGAGCATCGAGCGGTCCACCCAGGCGATGCTCTGCGTCACCGATGACCGTGCGGCCGCGCGCGCCTTCCTGGACCAGCACGCCTCGACCGGCCGGGCCGCGATCGCGGGGTCCGCTGCCGAGGTCGCCCACGCGGTGGCCGGCTACGCCGAGGTCGGCGTCGACGAGTTCATCGTCCTGACCAGCGATCTCGGCCGTGGCGATCAGCGCCTCGACACGCTCGATGCCCTGTGGGCGGCGCTGGTGGCCACCCAGGACTGA